A window of the Hemitrygon akajei chromosome 22, sHemAka1.3, whole genome shotgun sequence genome harbors these coding sequences:
- the LOC140714949 gene encoding serine/threonine-protein kinase SBK1-like isoform X1 translates to MNSSLMTRGTSDVLEELQLLTAQNLERLEVNKYYEVIRELGKGTYGKVDLVIHKVRGTKMALKFLRKKTTKLKSFLREYSISLYLSASPFIIDMFGIAFETDEYYVFAQEYATAGDLFDIIPPQVGLPEQIAKRCVHQVALALDYLHSRKLVHRDIKPENILIFDKECRKVKLSDFGMTRRAGTPVKRVSGTIPYTAPELCDASKHEGFSVEYSIDVWAFGVLLFCMLTGNFPWEKALLSDSFYDEFVRWQKRRGSNVPSQWRRFTDDALRMFRKLLPIEPERRCSVKEIFRYLSYQWMLDTDCSNSIADGSSSSEEDLVARMKQQSLSPVCNIAKNGISMETPSSRFTSVTTSSSLSSNSSYERASRESNNTRILVTTPIEICV, encoded by the exons ATGAATTCTTCACTGATGACCCGAGGAACGAGCGATGTTCTGGAGGAGCTCCAGTTGCTCACAGCTCAGAACCTGGAACGGCTGGAGGTGAATAAATACTATGAAGTGATTAGAGAGCTGGGAAAAGGAACCTATGGCAAGGTGGACCTGGTCATCCATAAGGTTAGAG GTACAAAAATGGCCTTGAAGTTCCTGAGGAAGAAGACAACCAAACTGAAGAGTTTCCTCAGAGAGTACAGCATCTCCCTTTATCTGTCAGCCTCACCTTTCATCATTGACATGTTTGGCATCGCCTTTGAAACCGATGAGTATTATGTATTTGCCCAAGAATATGCTACAGCAGGAGATCTGTTTGACATCATTCCGCCTCAG GTTGGTCTCCCTGAACAAATTGCCAAACGCTGTGTGCACCAAGTTGCTTTAGCTTTGGACTATCTGCACAGTAGGAAACTGGTACACCGTGACATCAAGCCCGAGAACATCCTCATCTTTGACAAGGAGTGCCGCAAGGTCAAATTGTCAGATTTTGGAATGACCCGTCGGGCTGGTACTCCTGTCAAGCGGGTGAGCGGTACCATCCCTTACACTGCTCCCGAGCTCTGCGATGCCTCCAAACATGAGGGCTTCTCCGTGGAGTACAGCATTGATGTCTGGGCTTTCGGGGTGCTACTCTTCTGCATGCTCACAGGGAACTTCCCCTGGGAGAAGGCCCTCCTCTCAGACTCATTCTATGATGAATTTGTGAGATGGCAAAAACGCAGAGGGTCCAATGTACCATCACAGTGGAGGAGGTTCACCGACGATGCTCTCCGCATGTTCCGGAAACTTCTGCCTATCGAACCGGAGCGAAGGTGCTCAGTCAAGGAGATATTCAGATACCTGAGTTATCAGTGGATGCTAGATACAGATTGCAGTAACAGCATTGCTGATGGGAGCTCTTCCTCGGAGGAAGACCTGGTGGCCCGGATGAAGCAACAGAGTCTGTCTCCCGTGTGCAACATTGCAAAGAATGGCATCTCCATGGAAACTCCATCCTCGCGTTTCACGTCTGTGAcaacatccagctccctctcatcTAACAGCAGCTATGAGAGGGCATCAAGGGAGAGCAACAACACCAGGATTCTGGTCACTACACCTATTGAGATCTGTGTCTAG
- the LOC140714949 gene encoding serine/threonine-protein kinase SBK1-like isoform X2 → MALKFLRKKTTKLKSFLREYSISLYLSASPFIIDMFGIAFETDEYYVFAQEYATAGDLFDIIPPQVGLPEQIAKRCVHQVALALDYLHSRKLVHRDIKPENILIFDKECRKVKLSDFGMTRRAGTPVKRVSGTIPYTAPELCDASKHEGFSVEYSIDVWAFGVLLFCMLTGNFPWEKALLSDSFYDEFVRWQKRRGSNVPSQWRRFTDDALRMFRKLLPIEPERRCSVKEIFRYLSYQWMLDTDCSNSIADGSSSSEEDLVARMKQQSLSPVCNIAKNGISMETPSSRFTSVTTSSSLSSNSSYERASRESNNTRILVTTPIEICV, encoded by the exons ATGGCCTTGAAGTTCCTGAGGAAGAAGACAACCAAACTGAAGAGTTTCCTCAGAGAGTACAGCATCTCCCTTTATCTGTCAGCCTCACCTTTCATCATTGACATGTTTGGCATCGCCTTTGAAACCGATGAGTATTATGTATTTGCCCAAGAATATGCTACAGCAGGAGATCTGTTTGACATCATTCCGCCTCAG GTTGGTCTCCCTGAACAAATTGCCAAACGCTGTGTGCACCAAGTTGCTTTAGCTTTGGACTATCTGCACAGTAGGAAACTGGTACACCGTGACATCAAGCCCGAGAACATCCTCATCTTTGACAAGGAGTGCCGCAAGGTCAAATTGTCAGATTTTGGAATGACCCGTCGGGCTGGTACTCCTGTCAAGCGGGTGAGCGGTACCATCCCTTACACTGCTCCCGAGCTCTGCGATGCCTCCAAACATGAGGGCTTCTCCGTGGAGTACAGCATTGATGTCTGGGCTTTCGGGGTGCTACTCTTCTGCATGCTCACAGGGAACTTCCCCTGGGAGAAGGCCCTCCTCTCAGACTCATTCTATGATGAATTTGTGAGATGGCAAAAACGCAGAGGGTCCAATGTACCATCACAGTGGAGGAGGTTCACCGACGATGCTCTCCGCATGTTCCGGAAACTTCTGCCTATCGAACCGGAGCGAAGGTGCTCAGTCAAGGAGATATTCAGATACCTGAGTTATCAGTGGATGCTAGATACAGATTGCAGTAACAGCATTGCTGATGGGAGCTCTTCCTCGGAGGAAGACCTGGTGGCCCGGATGAAGCAACAGAGTCTGTCTCCCGTGTGCAACATTGCAAAGAATGGCATCTCCATGGAAACTCCATCCTCGCGTTTCACGTCTGTGAcaacatccagctccctctcatcTAACAGCAGCTATGAGAGGGCATCAAGGGAGAGCAACAACACCAGGATTCTGGTCACTACACCTATTGAGATCTGTGTCTAG